Proteins encoded by one window of Salvia splendens isolate huo1 chromosome 14, SspV2, whole genome shotgun sequence:
- the LOC121764183 gene encoding uncharacterized protein LOC121764183, producing the protein MAWKTLTGSTHCTTIGISGYLSIDFPLGSMIRTISISESENTFYKNFLKPHANIAKFYLNFNNALEFQRNVEQNMVDTYKLGDNNHNSYFVRHDKTDESYSCECKLFDRQGYLCSHIFFLFENNEVKKILEKYCESRWMKTLLAKVVHGQFDDTLPTGSIIDDRQIVSNQGISMFYGGVEELGNSLQSGTPTMFASVKRRVIEEFYGMVRPKVVKVHPPDVVKTKGHASSSASRLISKREMTIKEASRPLRRCKACD; encoded by the exons ATGGCCTGGAAGACGTTGACTGGTTCAACACATTGTACGACTATAGGCATTTCTGGATACCTGAGCATAGATTTTCCACTTGGTTCAATGATTAGAACTATATCCATATCTGAGTCAGAGAATACCTTCTATAAAAACTTTTTGAAGCCCCACGCCAACATTGCCAAATTCTACTTGAATTTCAACAATGCTTTGGAATTTCAGCGGAATGTAGAGCAAA ATATGGTTGACACCTACAAACTTGGGGACAACAATCACAATTCGTATTTTGTGAGACACGATAAGACTGATGAGTCATACTCGTGTGAATGCAAACTCTTCGATAGGCAGGGATATTTGTGCAGCCATATCTTTTTTTTGTTCGAGaacaatgaagtgaaaaaaattCTTGAGAAATACTGCGAAAGCAGATGGATGAAGACTCTGTTAGCCAAAGTTGTCCATGGTCAGTTTGATGACACTCTACCTACTGGATCCATCATTGACGATAGGCAAATTGTTTCAAATCAAGGGATTTCGATGTTCTATG GTGGTGTTGAAGAACTTGGTAATTCTCTTCAATCTGGAACTCCTACAATGTTTGCCTCGGTAAAGAGGCGAGTGATTGAAGAGTTTTATGGAATGGTAAGACCTAAAGTAGTTAAGGTCCATCCTCCGGATGTTGTCAAAACAAAGGGCCATGCTAGCAGCTCCGCGAGCCGTCTGATTTCCAAGAGAGAAATGACTATAAAGGAGGCTAGTAGGCCTCTTCGACGGTGTAAGGCTTGCGATTAG